A window of the Brachybacterium sacelli genome harbors these coding sequences:
- a CDS encoding DNA recombination protein RmuC codes for MSGTPMLLLGLVLGAALGAVVTWLLTREQARSLEQGHRADSVAADRLLRLADERHERDVSRRDAAEEERAAELQRTLAPITATLSHLERSLARSEAARGEAEGALRSHLTQLSQRAQSLEAGTSALTAALRAPTARGRWGEVQLRRIVEAAGMLEHVDFTEQLPGTRADGNAGQRPDLVVHLAGDRHVVIDAKAPMDAYLDATEETDAARAATRRTAHAKALRHHVGVVSSKAYWKSLGDTPEFTVLFVPSDGVLAAALETDPALLEDAFGKDVVIASPATLVALLRTVAHTWRTDALNRDARAVLDAGRELHHRLGTFTSHLGKVGRSLDSSVAAFNEAVGSLQSRVMVTARRFEDLGLAGTPVDEVDQLTRRSRTLEETEIADLAGSTENRGRHTGFEDRAV; via the coding sequence ATGAGCGGTACACCGATGCTTCTGCTGGGACTCGTGCTGGGGGCGGCCCTCGGCGCCGTGGTGACCTGGCTGCTCACCCGTGAACAGGCCCGCTCTCTCGAGCAGGGTCATCGTGCCGACTCCGTCGCCGCCGACCGGCTGTTGCGCCTGGCCGACGAACGGCACGAGCGGGACGTGTCGCGCCGGGACGCTGCCGAGGAGGAGCGCGCGGCGGAGCTGCAGCGCACGCTCGCGCCCATCACCGCGACCCTCTCCCACCTCGAGCGATCCCTGGCCCGCTCCGAGGCTGCCCGCGGGGAGGCCGAGGGGGCGCTGCGCTCCCATCTCACCCAACTGTCCCAGCGTGCCCAGTCCCTGGAGGCCGGCACCAGTGCGCTCACCGCTGCGCTGCGCGCGCCCACGGCCCGGGGGCGCTGGGGCGAGGTGCAGCTGCGCCGGATCGTCGAGGCCGCGGGCATGCTCGAGCACGTCGACTTCACCGAGCAGCTGCCCGGCACCCGGGCCGACGGGAACGCCGGCCAGCGCCCGGATCTCGTCGTGCACCTGGCCGGGGACCGGCACGTGGTCATCGACGCGAAAGCCCCGATGGATGCCTACCTCGACGCCACGGAGGAGACCGACGCGGCGCGCGCCGCGACCCGACGGACCGCGCATGCGAAGGCACTGCGCCACCACGTCGGCGTCGTCTCCTCGAAGGCGTACTGGAAGTCGCTCGGGGACACCCCCGAGTTCACCGTGCTGTTCGTGCCCAGTGACGGCGTGCTGGCCGCCGCGCTGGAGACGGACCCGGCGCTGCTGGAGGACGCCTTCGGCAAGGACGTCGTGATCGCCTCCCCCGCGACCCTGGTCGCGCTGCTGCGCACCGTCGCCCACACCTGGCGCACCGATGCTCTGAACCGTGACGCCCGGGCAGTCCTCGATGCGGGCCGCGAGCTGCACCACCGCCTGGGCACCTTCACCTCTCACCTGGGCAAGGTGGGGCGTTCCCTGGACTCCTCCGTCGCCGCCTTCAACGAGGCGGTCGGCTCCCTGCAGTCGCGGGTGATGGTGACCGCACGGCGCTTCGAGGACCTCGGCCTGGCGGGTACGCCCGTCGACGAGGTCGACCAGCTCACCCGGCGTTCCCGCACCCTGGAGGAGACGGAGATCGCCGATCTCGCCGGGTCGACGGAGAACCGGGGACGACACACGGGGTTCGAGGACCGCGCAGTCTGA
- a CDS encoding NAD(P)-dependent oxidoreductase, with protein sequence MARIVVLGGTGYAGGHLVATAVTRGHDVLAVSRTAPAEPVEGASYRTADVRDETALAALLEGADVAVSALSPRGDMADPDLFRGIESTLARLARSEGVRLGVIGGAGSLLVAEGGPKLVDTPDFPSEFAQEPRILDAVLEDLRSSDEGLEWFFVSPAGGFGDFAPGEATGTYRLGGDVLLTDDEGKSYISGQDLALAIIDEVEEPAHRRRRFTVAY encoded by the coding sequence ATGGCACGCATCGTGGTTCTCGGGGGCACCGGATACGCCGGCGGCCACCTCGTCGCGACGGCCGTGACGCGAGGCCACGACGTCCTCGCCGTCAGCCGTACCGCTCCCGCGGAGCCTGTCGAAGGTGCTTCCTACCGCACCGCCGACGTCCGTGACGAGACCGCCCTGGCGGCCCTGCTGGAGGGGGCCGACGTCGCCGTCTCCGCCCTCTCTCCGCGCGGTGACATGGCAGATCCCGACCTCTTCCGCGGCATCGAGTCGACCCTGGCCCGCCTCGCCCGGTCGGAGGGCGTGCGCCTCGGCGTGATCGGCGGCGCCGGCTCGCTGCTGGTCGCCGAGGGTGGACCGAAGCTCGTCGACACCCCGGATTTCCCGTCGGAGTTCGCCCAGGAGCCGCGGATCCTCGATGCCGTGCTGGAGGACCTGCGGTCCTCGGACGAGGGCCTGGAGTGGTTCTTCGTCAGCCCCGCCGGCGGCTTCGGTGACTTCGCCCCCGGCGAGGCGACCGGCACCTACCGCCTCGGCGGGGACGTGCTACTGACCGATGACGAGGGGAAGTCCTACATCTCCGGCCAGGATCTCGCCCTCGCGATCATCGACGAGGTCGAGGAGCCCGCGCATCGTCGTCGTCGCTTCACCGTCGCGTACTGA
- the ychF gene encoding redox-regulated ATPase YchF, with product MALTIGIVGLPNVGKSTLFNALTRAEVLAANYPFATIDPNVGVVPLPDPRLGQLSGIFDSEKLVPATVSFVDIAGIVKGASEGEGLGNKFLANIREAEAICQVTRAFSDPDVTRVDGSVDAAGDMETITTELILADLQTIENSMQRLEKETKRGLLEPSVLENVTTAKALLETGKTLYQGAEAAGIDVAELRELQLMTAKPFIYVFNTDEDGLADTAMQERMRALVAPAEAIFLDAKFEAELIELDAEEAAEMLESTGQEESGLDQLARVGFDTLGLQTYLTAGPKEARAWTIPKGATAPQAAGVIHSDFERGFIKAEIVSFDQLLDAGSMAEAKARGKVRMEGKEYVMRDGDVVEFRTGLTSGGKK from the coding sequence GTGGCTCTTACTATCGGAATCGTCGGGCTGCCCAACGTCGGCAAGTCCACCCTGTTCAACGCCCTCACCCGCGCCGAGGTCCTCGCCGCGAACTACCCGTTCGCGACCATCGACCCCAACGTCGGCGTGGTGCCGCTGCCCGACCCTCGGCTCGGTCAGCTCTCGGGCATCTTCGACAGCGAGAAGCTGGTCCCGGCGACCGTCTCCTTCGTGGACATCGCCGGCATCGTCAAGGGCGCCAGCGAGGGAGAGGGACTGGGCAACAAGTTCCTCGCCAACATCCGCGAGGCCGAGGCCATCTGCCAGGTCACCCGTGCCTTCTCCGACCCCGACGTGACCCGTGTGGACGGATCGGTCGACGCGGCCGGGGACATGGAGACCATCACCACCGAGCTGATCCTCGCCGATCTCCAGACCATCGAGAACTCGATGCAGCGCCTGGAGAAGGAGACCAAGCGCGGACTGCTCGAGCCCTCCGTGCTGGAGAACGTCACCACGGCGAAGGCACTGCTCGAGACCGGAAAGACCCTGTACCAAGGGGCCGAGGCCGCGGGGATCGACGTCGCCGAACTGCGCGAGCTGCAGCTGATGACCGCCAAGCCCTTCATCTACGTCTTCAACACCGACGAGGACGGCCTCGCCGACACCGCGATGCAGGAGCGGATGCGAGCACTGGTCGCCCCCGCCGAGGCGATCTTCCTGGACGCCAAGTTCGAGGCCGAGCTCATCGAACTCGACGCCGAGGAGGCCGCGGAGATGCTCGAGTCCACCGGGCAGGAGGAGTCAGGTCTGGACCAGCTGGCCCGAGTCGGCTTCGACACGCTCGGCCTGCAGACCTATCTCACCGCCGGCCCCAAGGAGGCGCGCGCCTGGACCATCCCCAAGGGCGCGACCGCACCGCAGGCCGCCGGCGTCATCCATAGCGACTTCGAGCGCGGCTTCATCAAGGCCGAGATCGTCTCCTTTGACCAGCTGCTGGATGCCGGCTCGATGGCAGAGGCGAAGGCGCGGGGCAAGGTGCGCATGGAGGGCAAGGAGTACGTCATGCGCGATGGCGACGTGGTGGAGTTCAGGACGGGACTTACGTCTGGGGGTAAGAAATGA
- a CDS encoding DNA methyltransferase, whose translation MMTFLQELEAVLHNDERFVSQDGQLLKPRIQDAITRLDSDLLRALLASTSLRSYFFKDVDGITVFDQEKFMWVVNSKEFLPDSYTSYRNKIGLSANDHDLLTSSNEVSLVWPYKDCVLEGGQDKEDEKRDEVFYNETLAPDEVGRLLAPKVFSNAIRYTAEGEERVTEFDEHDNLLIKGNNLLALSSLLERYEGQIKCIYIDPPYNTGSDGFNYNDQFNHSTWLAFIKNRLSLARRLLADDGVIFLSLDDKEAHYCKVLMDEVFGRENFVADISHKARSSVSNDKVISVSHNHLLMFARNERRIYTQREKYGVAKDTSTFTLKDDRGYYKLVPVDGPGGARKGNPYYEFLGVEGYWRFSKETMQEMYDNGLIVKQGKSLQQKYYKSKAEGQRQTITTWWDEGLLTSSASSELKNKLDLQFSNPKNEALLELVLEFATQSGDLVLDFFLGSGTTAAVAHKMGRRYIGVEQMDYVSSVTVPRLQKVIAGEQGGVSKTQEWEGGGSFVYVELAEQGEKLMRELQDATTSDEVQVVLDRATERGLLRPSVLPEQLATSSSEFEQLSLDDQKRTVADLIDKNRLYINASDVEDTDLGLSEADIAFTKSFYQKGE comes from the coding sequence ATGATGACGTTCCTGCAAGAGCTGGAGGCTGTGCTCCATAATGATGAACGTTTCGTCTCGCAAGATGGCCAGTTACTTAAGCCCCGCATTCAAGATGCTATAACTCGTCTAGACTCCGACCTCCTCCGTGCGTTGCTAGCGTCAACCTCCCTAAGATCCTATTTCTTCAAAGACGTCGATGGCATCACGGTCTTCGACCAGGAGAAGTTCATGTGGGTCGTCAACTCCAAAGAGTTCCTGCCCGACAGCTACACGAGCTACCGCAACAAGATAGGACTCTCCGCCAACGACCACGACCTCCTCACTTCGTCAAACGAAGTCTCCCTTGTCTGGCCATACAAGGATTGCGTACTCGAAGGCGGTCAAGACAAAGAAGACGAAAAGCGCGACGAAGTCTTCTACAACGAGACGCTTGCACCCGACGAAGTAGGCAGACTCCTAGCGCCCAAGGTCTTCAGCAACGCCATCAGGTACACCGCAGAAGGAGAAGAACGCGTCACGGAGTTCGACGAGCACGACAATCTTCTCATCAAAGGCAACAACCTGCTCGCCCTGAGCTCACTGCTGGAACGATACGAAGGCCAGATCAAATGTATTTATATTGACCCCCCATACAACACTGGAAGCGATGGGTTTAACTACAACGACCAGTTCAATCATTCAACATGGCTCGCATTTATAAAGAATCGCTTGTCGCTTGCTCGGCGACTGCTAGCTGACGATGGCGTAATTTTCCTTAGTCTTGATGACAAGGAAGCGCACTATTGCAAAGTTCTCATGGATGAGGTTTTTGGTCGGGAAAACTTTGTGGCTGATATTTCCCATAAGGCGCGATCTTCCGTCTCCAACGACAAAGTTATTTCAGTGAGCCACAATCATCTGCTAATGTTCGCGCGGAACGAACGGCGAATCTATACCCAGCGAGAGAAGTATGGAGTAGCGAAAGATACTTCCACCTTCACCCTGAAGGACGACCGTGGTTATTACAAGCTCGTGCCAGTTGATGGCCCCGGAGGTGCGCGAAAAGGTAACCCCTACTACGAATTCCTAGGGGTGGAGGGCTACTGGAGGTTCTCCAAGGAAACGATGCAAGAAATGTACGACAATGGGCTGATCGTCAAACAAGGTAAATCGCTTCAGCAGAAGTACTACAAGTCAAAGGCAGAGGGGCAGCGGCAAACTATTACAACCTGGTGGGATGAAGGTTTGCTGACTTCAAGTGCTAGCTCGGAGTTGAAGAACAAGCTGGATCTGCAGTTTAGTAACCCAAAAAACGAAGCCCTGCTTGAGCTGGTTCTAGAATTCGCCACCCAAAGTGGAGATCTGGTTCTCGACTTTTTCCTTGGTTCTGGGACTACTGCTGCGGTGGCTCATAAGATGGGGCGTCGCTATATCGGTGTCGAGCAGATGGATTATGTCTCGTCTGTGACGGTTCCGCGTTTGCAGAAAGTCATTGCTGGGGAGCAAGGCGGTGTCTCGAAGACTCAGGAATGGGAGGGTGGTGGCTCGTTCGTCTACGTCGAGCTTGCCGAGCAGGGCGAGAAGTTGATGCGCGAGCTGCAGGATGCGACAACTTCGGACGAGGTTCAGGTTGTGCTTGATCGGGCAACCGAACGCGGACTGTTGCGGCCGTCTGTCCTACCTGAGCAGTTAGCGACTTCCTCATCGGAGTTTGAACAGCTGTCCCTCGATGACCAGAAGCGGACTGTTGCTGACCTGATTGACAAGAACCGGCTGTACATTAACGCTTCAGATGTTGAAGACACTGACCTTGGATTGTCGGAGGCTGACATCGCGTTCACGAAGTCCTTCTACCAGAAGGGCGAATGA
- a CDS encoding DEAD/DEAH box helicase family protein — translation MFLFQQLDLFYDFGTQHELPAHIAQNLAPHIELREYQEHAFSNMLEYLSNENFSKNRQTHLLYHMATGSGKTVMMASLILHYYSLGYRNFLFFVNQTNIIEKTKVNFLDTASGKYLFAESIEIDGMRVPINEVGNFAAADPNAINLCFSTTQKLHIDFLAPKENSLTSDDFEDAPVVMISDESHHVNTRTKRATKAEDEEDRSWEYTVSSAFLGNRDNVLLEFTATVDLRDRNILQKYKDKIVFDYPLARFRESGFTKDFQNFQSALDPWGRTLQALVLSEYRRASFADGGVYSKPVVLLKSQRIDDSEAFYDEFFQRLHRLTENEILDMATDGLMKQAIGYFQEKDPSLRSLRSSIQQGFAEENAIIMNGSTDNSTDKQLAVNSLEDHSNPYRIIFTVDMLNEGWDVLNLYDIVRLYETRQGGKAGKPGAYTIKEAQLIGRGARYFPFLLDNESVDRDQEDMFVRKYDHDLDSPSRLLETLLYHSKQDSKYITELRLALRETGLLPDEVTEVTYELKPSFKQTDFYHKAMVFSNRREEISRHEVTQLDNRVKSAIYQLDVRHAPSRLVSLFETDTGQTEASKSPKVHTIRRKINEMPLNVVLGSLACYDALRFEALKHYFPHLESTRRFVTCSDYLGETEITFESDTEDLTAADLRAGLDKVFRAVASYLAGIKATYRGTHQFEATRLNEVLRNKRLQIANPVEGGIGTSQTNDPESSRRIDLENADWYVYNDNYGTSEEKSFVKYFSTVVDDLKKQYDEVFLVRNERLAPLAIYSFATGERFEPDYLLFLREGGQPYKQEQIYVEPKGTHLLETDKWKEEFLLALRENAVPHTNYVDNTEYRIIGLPFYNSDIRMGDFRMALEAAVEN, via the coding sequence ATGTTCCTGTTCCAGCAGCTTGACCTGTTTTATGACTTTGGCACGCAACACGAGCTGCCGGCTCATATTGCGCAGAATCTCGCCCCGCACATCGAGCTGCGTGAATACCAGGAGCACGCGTTCTCGAACATGCTCGAATATCTGAGCAATGAGAATTTCTCGAAGAACCGCCAGACGCATTTGCTGTATCACATGGCGACTGGTTCAGGTAAGACCGTGATGATGGCAAGCCTCATCCTGCACTACTACTCGCTCGGCTACCGAAACTTCCTGTTCTTCGTGAACCAGACGAACATCATTGAGAAGACCAAAGTTAACTTTCTGGATACAGCCTCAGGTAAGTATCTGTTCGCCGAGTCAATCGAGATCGATGGCATGCGGGTTCCCATCAACGAGGTCGGCAACTTTGCTGCCGCCGACCCGAACGCAATCAACCTCTGCTTCTCGACGACACAAAAGCTGCACATTGATTTCCTCGCCCCGAAGGAAAACTCCCTCACAAGCGATGACTTCGAGGATGCCCCAGTGGTGATGATTTCTGACGAGTCACACCACGTGAATACACGAACCAAGAGGGCAACGAAGGCTGAGGACGAGGAAGACCGCTCCTGGGAATACACGGTCAGCTCAGCCTTCCTGGGCAACCGGGATAATGTGCTACTGGAGTTCACGGCGACTGTCGATCTACGCGACCGCAACATCCTACAGAAGTACAAAGATAAGATCGTCTTCGACTACCCGCTGGCACGCTTCCGTGAGTCAGGGTTCACGAAGGACTTCCAAAACTTCCAGTCCGCCCTTGACCCGTGGGGAAGGACTCTTCAAGCACTGGTCTTGTCGGAGTATCGCCGCGCATCATTCGCTGACGGCGGCGTCTACTCGAAGCCCGTTGTGCTGTTGAAGTCGCAGCGGATCGACGATTCGGAAGCGTTTTACGACGAGTTCTTCCAGCGACTCCACCGGCTCACTGAGAACGAAATCTTGGACATGGCCACCGACGGTCTGATGAAACAAGCAATCGGCTACTTCCAGGAGAAGGACCCGAGCCTGCGCTCCCTGCGATCGAGCATCCAGCAGGGGTTCGCCGAAGAGAACGCCATCATCATGAACGGCTCGACCGACAACTCGACTGACAAGCAGCTGGCGGTGAACTCGCTCGAAGATCACTCCAACCCGTATCGGATTATCTTCACGGTGGACATGCTCAACGAAGGCTGGGACGTCCTCAACCTCTACGACATCGTCCGCCTCTACGAAACACGTCAGGGAGGCAAAGCAGGCAAGCCCGGTGCGTACACGATCAAGGAAGCGCAGCTGATTGGGCGCGGAGCCCGCTACTTCCCGTTCTTGCTCGACAACGAGTCCGTGGACCGCGATCAAGAAGACATGTTCGTCCGCAAGTACGATCACGACCTTGACAGCCCGAGTCGGCTCCTTGAAACCCTGCTCTACCACTCCAAGCAGGACTCGAAGTACATCACCGAGCTGCGCCTCGCACTGCGCGAAACCGGCTTGCTGCCCGATGAAGTCACCGAAGTCACCTACGAACTCAAACCGTCGTTCAAACAGACGGACTTCTACCACAAAGCGATGGTGTTCAGTAACCGCCGCGAGGAAATCTCCCGCCACGAGGTCACTCAGCTGGATAACCGGGTGAAGTCGGCGATCTACCAGCTTGATGTCCGCCACGCGCCCTCACGGCTCGTGAGCCTCTTTGAAACAGACACTGGGCAAACAGAAGCGTCCAAGAGTCCGAAGGTTCATACGATCCGCCGAAAGATCAACGAGATGCCGTTGAATGTGGTCTTGGGATCGTTGGCGTGTTACGACGCACTGCGCTTCGAGGCGCTCAAGCACTATTTCCCTCACCTGGAATCGACCCGCAGGTTCGTTACATGTAGCGACTATCTTGGTGAAACTGAGATCACCTTCGAAAGCGACACCGAAGACCTCACTGCGGCCGACCTGCGGGCAGGCTTGGACAAGGTGTTCCGAGCCGTCGCCAGCTACCTGGCAGGCATCAAGGCCACCTACAGAGGTACGCACCAGTTCGAAGCCACACGGTTGAATGAGGTGCTCCGGAACAAGCGCCTACAGATCGCGAACCCGGTCGAAGGCGGGATCGGCACCAGCCAAACCAACGATCCCGAGTCCAGCCGCCGCATCGACCTCGAAAACGCAGACTGGTACGTCTACAACGACAACTACGGCACCAGCGAAGAGAAGTCCTTCGTCAAGTACTTCTCGACCGTCGTCGACGACCTCAAGAAGCAGTATGACGAGGTCTTCCTCGTGCGCAACGAACGGCTGGCGCCGTTGGCCATCTACTCGTTCGCAACCGGAGAGAGATTCGAGCCTGACTACCTACTCTTCCTGCGAGAAGGGGGGCAGCCCTATAAGCAGGAACAGATCTACGTGGAACCGAAGGGA